ctctatatcctgccgattttaacatggatttaaaaactgcattactggttttaactgacgggactttctacaccgtacggttgtgtgattactaccgctgctttgaatgactgttgatgcacgcggtgccgactccgagcccgtctgcacaacatctgcagcagcagcagctgacagagttttcggttggactagacggatactgagttgaaggagtttttttaacccaaagacagtgaaggtacaacacttttatgtaggcctacagtccagttttaagatatgaccaaaatacaagctgtggtcgctcacactaaagctcgctgtgggcgtgcatgaaccgtgaaccaacctgtcggcggctggctgtaacccttattaatcgcgcgacacaacgaatcgacgaccaaattcgttgccaatgcatttagtaatcgatttttatcgattttattgattcgttgttgcagccctaaacTAGTGCATCTTGGAATCGGCCACGGtagtacgtttacatgcactGCTTAATCAGATTAGAGACATAGTtcgactatgctcctcaattggacaactgcaattgtccgagtATACATGGCAGTGAGAAAATCGATTCATTGGCCGAAGAATGTCATACCCTGGTATGATAGGTGGCGCTTtacccatttcaactagtggtaaTAGAGCTACCTCCGGCTGAACTCTTTACGTCACCAGCAACACCAAACTCAGgcggcattcgagaaagatgttttcagtagacaaaTGTCAGTTCGGCCGCtgcgcaatgaatgaataaagatcgtaaaAACGTTGGAAAAAATTCATTTCCAATCCGATTGAACATACATTCACGGTTGATGCGACTATCAATCTAATAATCTAGGGGTCTTTATCCGACTATGAGTACCCGATTTGGTCAAATTTTAGTCCGATTTAGGTGTATACAAGCATCTCAAAAACTCAATCATAAGTCGGATTAACCCAATAATTTGATTTTCTCAAGTGTCATGTAAATGTATTGAGTGAGTACTGGTGGACCGTACAGAATCCTGTTGAATTCCCTTTACTGGTTTTAAGAAATTCCATGGACAACGCGGTGAACTCCCACAAGCAGCAACAAGAGAGGATGCGAGAAATGCCCAGCCAGTGAGTGCACCTTCATACAATCACAcaaaaataatgtatgatggTGACATTCTTGACCAATGACGTATGATTTTAAATCCTCAATATGACAAGCTTCATGTACCCATCCCTGTTTTCGCCTTTCAGGAGTGGTCCCATCAAGGCCCATTACTGGAGGGAATGATTCAGTCCGTAGGAACACAGGCTGAGACGCCCCTTGATCAGTCCGGGGAACCATTTTGCAGCTGGTTCTTTCCACTCCTAAACAGCCAGAACCCCGCCATAGACCAGAATTCTCCAGAATGGGGACGACAACATTTTTTCAACGATGCAaaactaaatataatatataggtacGATTTATTAAACACATTTATTATTACTTTAAAAAAATTGACATTTCCTCCACAACATAGATACAAAACTTGATTATTGTCCTTTCTAAAAATTTGTTTTGGACAAGCATCCTAAACGTGAAAAGATGTATAGATGTCAAAGTCTGTAAGACTTGAAAGAGTCACCCTCTGCAGCACCTTTGTAGCAATTAGTGTCTAAAAAAGATCTGAAATATCAGTTAAAAGAAAGAGTAGGTCTTAACATTGTGGAGATCTTCTTGTAATGCTGAAATGGTTTAATGGTTACGCCAACTTTGTTCTTTGGCGTCAGCGTCACCATTGAATGTGACGCCAGTCTTACCTTTTCAcatttgtttaaatgtgtgcatgtttcttaACAAATGAGGGTTTAAGTAAAAACatctatggatttttttttcttgttggaTGTTGCCTGTACACCTTTCTTTAAAAAAGCACTGACATTTCTTCCCAATCCCCCCTTCTACAGCAGGATTGGCCAAAATTCGGGGCTGTACCACGGTGCAGACCGGGTTAACTTGGGTCTGCTGTCGCTGGTCAGAGAGTTTCGGCTGCTCCTCTACCCCAGCATGGAGAACTGCAGGTACCGGGTTGTAAACAACCTGAACAGGGAGGTTCTTCTCGCTGTTGGCGGCACCGTCCATCATGAACCATCCAACGGCAGACTGGGATACTTCGAGCAGGTGTTTGGCCTCATCTGCTCGCAGATGGGAGAATACAAGATTAAGTTCACTGATTTAATTATCGGACTACCCGGGATTCCTGATGGGGGAGGAGAAAAGCCCCCAAAGGTTACCTGGGACTTTGATGAGCTGAAACTCCGCttctaatcataataataattatgtttgctttagctttctgctaaatcttaaatacattgcactttctaaaaaagcttttttaactttgcctttattttctattttattactaaaatgccttttttacTTTCTATTTTACGCATTCATTagcatatttttttcttttacttaactattattttattttagtgtATGACAAtatttatatgtgaagcactttgagtctgccttgtgtatgaaaagtgctacataaataaagttgccttgccttgcctaacttTGATCTTGAGATTTAGAATCGAAAGGTGTGGGTGCTCTGGCTCATAGCAGAGACGCATGGTTTAGTTTGCAGACAAGGCTGGACTGGGAAATTCAAGCACCAATTATTGATTTTCGCCAGAACTTTCTGTCAGGGGTTGATTAAGTTTTAGTTATACACGTACGGTTCTTCAGAGAGAACGGTTTTAAATAACAAAgatgttttatttgtttgcatTCTGTCTGTTCAGCGTCCTCCAATTAGGGCGGGTGGTGGCAGGGTTCATAATGTTAACATAGTAATTTAGAGTTTAGTTTATTGGTTTGAGTGTGGATAAGGAACTGAATGTTagttttaaaattattttacattttattatgttCATGGTTATTGGTTATGGTTAATACTGGGCTCTCTGCACATTCCTAACACCAAAAAGATAATTGGGTACTTTTTATTCTTGAATAAATGAAACAGCAAAGATTAGTATGCCATTTTTTGTTtggatattgatattgattcaatatttttttgcaatTGTAACTTGCTTCCCCTTGTGGACGTAGAGTATACTACAACAGTAGTCACCAAAGAGTACGGTATAATGGCCTTACACATTGTTGATTAAatcgatttattttatttgatggacACTGCAATACATattcaaatacaattgaatttcTTAATTTTTGCAATATAATAATCAAATTACATTTTGTGGTCCAGTTGACAGCCCTTGTACTCTATATGTACTCTCTGCCAATGTTCTAGTGTACTGATTTATGAGTTGAAAACCAGATTATGTTTCTCCTATAAAGGTTGAACTTAATGGTTAAATtaaccaaaaaatatatattttaaaggggacttatcTGTTCActtgaaaaaaaggaaagactTAACTTGAAAGGGAAAGTAGCTCAAATAAATAGGTATAACCTATAGCTGATAGCCTGTCCTCCCAGATACATGTGTTGTCAATTCCATATTCATCATTGTGCATCCAGAAAGGGAGATTAAATGGTTAGCATTTGCTTTCTGTTTACCGCCTCCTTTAACTTGCAGAGTTACAGTACTAGCCTAGCTCCAGATCATGTGAGGGAAATACAAAGATCGATCAAACCATTATAATCATTAGATTGGGAGCTTTGATGGATGATTCTATTAATATATGATGAGCACAGCCAGCCAAGCTTAAAATCTTTTTAAAAGTACATCAAGCTATATACGAACCAACCAGGCATGTAAACGGCGCCAGCCAAAATGTGCTTAGAAACATACATTGCCTGCTATACAAGCATTGCAGAACCAATTCTCAGCACCAGAGATACAATTGTGCAAGTTACAGTCAGTGTTGGACTCAGTAGGTTCCAACAGAGGGCGACTAAGGACCACCCCAGTTTTGATCAAATTTTGGTTAGCCCTGATAGGATTATTCTTGTCAGATGCTCCCTAAAAATGCATCAAATCatgataaaatatatttatatattatttatgtatatacaAAACCTAGCTTTTCTTTAAAATGATCTTGATTACGACAAAAAGAAACTGCTTGATGTTGACACTACTGGTCTCTTTTTCAATTGGTTAAATACATTGGCTGTTTCACTCATCACATTAGCCAGGCAAAAGAGCACAGCAGGGCTACAAATGTGCTGGAATAATTATTTTTGTGGCGAAATGTAACATGGGAATTATTCTTGGCAGCCATTAACAAGCCTCTGGAATTGTTAATATCTCGAACTATGGGTGGACAACTTTTACTTAACTGAGGCCAAAGTTGTGGGAAGGGGATACTACTTCAGCTATTGATCTCAAAATGTCACCTCACCACACCCACCTCCCAGAAAGAATAATAACAAGTTGATCGCCTTCTGTCTTTATGACTGTGAGCGGCTCTGTATTTTAATAGGTGGTTTGGCTGTGGGCACGCCTCTCTGTCACAAGGGTTCAAAAATACTGCAGCAACCATGCCTGCAAACAGTTTGACACTGCTGGGTTTTTACTCTAGAATCAAGTTATGAGTATTTTCTCATGAAGTGGCACGCCTATGCTTTGAAAAAGTTTATAGGCTATAAACTCAAAAAAACATTCAGTATAATAGTCTGCATGTCTGTTTCTGATAATAGCTCAAAAGTTTGTCAGTTGTTAGAAGCATACTGGACCATAAGATCCAGGCCATTTTACTCACTGATACACAGATTTAGTAAAGCTGCATGGTTTCCGAGAATGACcatttatatttgtgttttggTGGAAATTTGCCACAGTTCTCAGGAGTTCTTTGCGGGTATGTGGGACTTCGATGGATTTGGAATTGCGATAGCATCGTCAACAATGATATTAAAAAATTGTGGTCAGCTTTTCCTTTGATGATCTAGTTTTACTATAATGAaactccctcactttaaaagaTGTAGATGACCTGAGAATTGCAAGTCAAGTAGGCTTTTCACATAAAATAAGGATTTTTGAAACCTTGACAAAACTATTTTTTCTATAATCTTAGCACTTTAGGCCTCTGACTGGTGAAATTAAAAGGGGTTCTCTAGGCTATGAGTTAAAGAGACCAGCAGAGGGCAGACTAGCTACACCAAACTGAAAACAATTTCCTCCCTGAACAAACCTCACACAACATGTGCAAGATTATTAGTTGCTCTCCATTAAGAATATGattttaaagaaagtaattgaatTGTCTTTCATTTATTCCAATGTATTGATTTTGGTGAAGGCATAGGAGGCTGCATGCTGTCTGTAAAGAGCCAATAGGCCTACACGGAGGAGTTTTAATTAGCATTGGACACATATTTCTGTGTGCTAATGGAGGAGTATGAGTCATTTGAGTAGTATGAGTCACATGCAACAACATTTTTAGTTGTCATTGTTTCTCAGCACAGCACTGTTTCATGAAGCAGTTCCTTCAAACTTTAATCCTACACAGAGAGCTTCAAAAAACCAAGAAGGCTCGGGAATGAGGTCAGTGCTCTTTGGCATTTGTTTGAAGTTAAAAACCACAATCCATAGTTCCTCAGGCGAAGGCATACGCTTTATCATCCAATGTTGCGGTTACACCTTTTTTGTGTTCAGAGTTTAAGCTAGAGCCTCTATACCATCTCTCACATTGCCCTTGTCAGGTCTAGCTAGTCTAAGTTGACGTCATTGTTCATTTCCACACAATTATTATAGACAAGCTTTCCCTTTCGgacaacagcccccccccccccccccccctgtaattCTGTGGGTGTATCCTTACCCTTGTTATGTATGATTATCCCATGTAAACAGTGGAAACAGAAGACCACTGAGGAACGCGCAGCATCCCAAGCATCAAACAAGGACTGAGTGAAAAGATCCTGGCCTGCGACACTCTCAATTATACTCAATTTAAACCAACCCTGCAATTTCTGTTGGCATTCCTTCAGCGGAAGCACCCTTTCCTTGGAACACACTAAGCACACATACGTTGACTTCACACGGCCGTATCAAGAGACCTTCGGCCAGTGCATTCCAATGTACTGCCGTTGTGCACATTGCTCTTGTTCCAAGTCCACCACCCTGtttcccttccctcctctctcattgTCCCTTTTTCCCCCAGCTCATGTTGGCTCTGGTTCCGCACTGAATCCGCGCAGTATACAATTGTGGGGGGCTCCAGCGAGGGCCCTCTTCTGGCTTTCAAACTAAATAGAGATGATTGCGTTATCAGGACGCTGCCAGGGacgttgtcagtgtgtgttggttgccTTGCGCCGGCCAAGCGGTCCGGTTTGGTCGGGATGGCGTCGAGAGTGCcagactcccccctcccccccgctccccctctcccccatccgtGGACATCTGCTGTACACAGCGCAAAAAGTCAGTCTGTGGCAGCATCTTaatcctccatctctctccagccTGAGCGTCCGCACTGCCGGGGACCAGGAAGCACCCCCAGCCCTCGCCTGGCCCTGGGCCTCGCTCCTCGCCCGCTTGTATTAATTGCCCTTGCCTGGCTCAATGTTTGCCTCTGATTACACTCATTAATTTCAATTCCCCAAGgaaatcaccaccaccaccatgccatttttttttagatggccacacacatgcacacacacacacacacacacacacacacacacacacacacacacacacacacacacacacacacacacacacacacacacacacacacacacacacacacacacacacacaaacgtacaagTGTATAAACACACCGGTACAAGGACACATTGTAACAAAGATTCACGTGCACACGCAGGCACTCACACAGACGTtgattctctcacacacacacacacacacacacacacacacacacacacacacacacacacacacacacacacacacacacacacacacgcgcacacacgcacacacacacacacacacacacacacacacacacacacacacacatttgtgtacCAGAGTATGAACACAGTGGTACAAGGACActgcaacacagacacacacacacacacacacacacacacacacacacacacacacaccacactcacacacacacacacacacacacacacacacacacacacacacacacacacacacacacacacacacacacaaacctctatGTCATCAGTGGCTGAAGACCCCATTAGCGGCTGATTCAAGAAGCGGTCATTTGacatctctcccctccttcagATTTTTCATCTGCACAACGAGGAGAGCAGACGAGAGTCCCAGAGGGTAGCACACATCTGGTGAAATATCAACATCTGGGCCAGCAGTGCCTCAGGCAATTATCTCTTGGTTGTCAAGTGTTGTGGCTTGACACTTTTTACACCATAGCCCCGTAAACCAATGGCATATATTATTGATTATGACGTTCTGAATTAAACACGTTAATGACAACTGTGTGACGGCGGTAAATGTCTTCAACTCTCACCCCACAAAGACACGAGTTATTCCCTCAGAAAGAGAAAGCAGCGATGGACCGATGGACTGATGCATCAGACAGCCGCCCCTTTAACGTCTTctcagtggtggggggggtagtGGTGGGGAGTGGGGGTTTAGCACAAGGTGGTGGCCATATCGGCAAAAAAAATGGACCGTACCTCAGGCCAGGCGCTAATAAAAAGCCCTGAAGCCTGACGACTTCCT
The window above is part of the Gadus morhua chromosome 20, gadMor3.0, whole genome shotgun sequence genome. Proteins encoded here:
- the LOC115533612 gene encoding uncharacterized protein C3orf38 homolog; this translates as MAGLSSRERTGCNSLLNLMSESDLRSLFDTVTNSHRPIPRSVEDLKEAILFNSNDAVEFLKRRKVQRGFIFQYLATQGILMPPGSEIAPLIERTLRFWSSEEKFHGQRGELPQAATREDARNAQPEWSHQGPLLEGMIQSVGTQAETPLDQSGEPFCSWFFPLLNSQNPAIDQNSPEWGRQHFFNDAKLNIIYSRIGQNSGLYHGADRVNLGLLSLVREFRLLLYPSMENCRYRVVNNLNREVLLAVGGTVHHEPSNGRLGYFEQVFGLICSQMGEYKIKFTDLIIGLPGIPDGGGEKPPKVTWDFDELKLRF